In Vibrio marisflavi CECT 7928, the following are encoded in one genomic region:
- a CDS encoding glutamate synthase subunit beta: MGKATGFLEHGRELPGKIEPAERIKNNKEFVLNQEFGDKVNTQASRCMDCGVPFCHNGCPIGNIIPEFNDAVYRDSWEEAWNILSSTNNFPEFTGRVCPAPCESACVLGINQDPITICNIEKTIVEKAYQNGYAKPKAPRSRTGKKVAIVGSGPAGLAAAEQLNSAGHNVTVFERDEKVGGLLRFGIPDFKLNMEVIDRKINMMEQAGIDFKVNQHVGVTINAQQLNQEYDAILLTGGSTVPRDLPVQGRDLKGVHFAMQFLAQNNRRANNMDLKSEEIHAAGKHVVVIGGGDTGSDCVGTSNRHGAASVTQVEIMPMPPEARPANMPWPQYPMILRTSTSHEEGCQRQWNILTKEFVGNEKGELTGIRIADIIWHEAKADERPRFEEVANSERVIPCDMAFLAMGFLHPEPQGVLAQLDIELDERGNVATSGFSTNQPGVFAAGDMRTGQSLVVRCINEGRECAIDIDAYLMGNSNLEAKADSLMMSV; encoded by the coding sequence ATGGGTAAAGCAACTGGGTTTCTAGAACATGGCCGCGAACTGCCGGGGAAAATCGAACCGGCAGAGCGTATCAAAAACAATAAAGAGTTTGTCCTAAACCAAGAGTTTGGCGATAAGGTAAATACTCAAGCGTCCCGCTGCATGGATTGTGGCGTACCGTTTTGTCACAACGGCTGTCCAATTGGTAACATCATTCCAGAGTTTAACGACGCCGTATATCGCGATAGCTGGGAAGAGGCGTGGAATATTCTTAGTTCTACCAATAATTTTCCTGAGTTTACCGGGCGAGTATGTCCAGCTCCTTGTGAAAGTGCTTGTGTATTAGGCATCAACCAAGATCCAATCACAATTTGCAACATCGAAAAAACCATAGTGGAAAAAGCGTACCAAAATGGCTATGCCAAACCAAAAGCGCCACGCTCTCGCACTGGCAAGAAAGTTGCCATTGTTGGCTCAGGTCCAGCAGGGCTTGCTGCAGCAGAACAACTAAATAGTGCGGGACACAATGTTACTGTCTTTGAGCGAGATGAAAAAGTGGGTGGTTTGCTCCGTTTTGGCATTCCCGACTTTAAGCTCAATATGGAAGTCATTGACCGTAAAATTAATATGATGGAACAAGCAGGCATCGATTTTAAGGTTAACCAACATGTTGGTGTAACCATCAACGCTCAACAACTCAATCAGGAGTACGATGCAATCTTACTCACTGGCGGCTCAACTGTACCTCGTGATTTGCCTGTTCAAGGTCGCGATCTAAAAGGCGTTCACTTCGCAATGCAATTTCTCGCTCAAAACAATCGCAGAGCGAACAATATGGACCTGAAGTCTGAAGAAATACATGCGGCAGGAAAACACGTTGTTGTTATCGGTGGCGGAGATACCGGTTCGGACTGCGTCGGCACTTCCAATCGTCACGGCGCTGCAAGTGTCACTCAAGTTGAAATCATGCCAATGCCACCGGAAGCGCGACCTGCCAATATGCCTTGGCCACAGTACCCAATGATATTGCGTACTTCTACATCTCATGAAGAAGGCTGCCAACGACAGTGGAATATTCTTACCAAGGAGTTTGTTGGCAACGAAAAAGGCGAACTAACCGGTATTCGTATTGCTGATATTATTTGGCATGAAGCAAAGGCTGATGAACGTCCAAGGTTCGAGGAAGTCGCAAATAGTGAGAGAGTAATTCCTTGCGATATGGCTTTCCTTGCAATGGGTTTTTTACACCCGGAACCTCAAGGAGTACTCGCGCAACTCGATATTGAGCTTGATGAAAGAGGTAACGTTGCTACAAGTGGCTTCAGTACCAACCAGCCGGGAGTATTCGCGGCAGGAGATATGCGAACCGGGCAATCGCTGGTTGTTCGTTGCATCAATGAAGGCAGAGAGTGCGCCATTGACATTGACGCTTATCTAATGGGTAACTCCAATTTAGAAGCAAAGGCTGATTCTCTAATGATGTCCGTGTAG